GCGACCGAAAGTACCGCGGTCGTGATCTGCCCGTCGCGCAGGAGCTGAAAGGATTCGTAGCCGAAGGTCGAAAACGTGGTGTATCCGCCGAGCACGCCGATGAAGAGAAACGCGCGCGTGGTGCCCGCGAACACGCCGCGAGTCTCAGCGATGCCGGCCAGGAACCCGATCACCAGGCAGCCGGTCACGTTGATCACCAGCGTCTCGATCGGGAACGACCAGCCGCTCTTCAACCGTGCGAGCCATCCGCCGAGTCCATAGCGCAGGGCCGAGCCGACGAATCCACCGATCCCCACCCAGAGCAGTTTTTCCAACCCGGGATCCTCCGCGCAGAAAGAAGAACTCCTGACGTCACGAAAAAAGAAAAACTCCCACCATTTCGGTAGGAGTCATCAGCCCGGTCTGGGCGGTTTCCGGCGAACTCCATCGCCTTCTGCTGCGGGGAGAAGCCTAGCAGGTCGCGGGCGGCGCCGAAACCCGGCACCGGGTCAGCGCGAGGAGCGGCTCGCCGCGGCGACCGCAACCGGCTCGCTCGCGCTCTCGGCGGCGTGCGCGATCACCCGCGCCAGCTCGTCGGGACGATCAAGCATCACGAAGTGGCCGCAACCCGCGATCCTCACCGGATTCAGCTTGGGAATGCGCTGAAGACCAAGATCCTTCGCGTTGTCGGCCCAGGTCTCGTCGTTCGGCCAAGTGCGATCCGAGAACACCGCCGTGGTGGGAACCTTGAGGGCCGACACCTGCTGGCTGAGATCGGTGTTGAGCGCGAGATGGATCCACGCCTTCATGACCGCGGGATCGACCGTGGCCGCCTCCGCGGCGAGCGCCGCGCCCTGCGCGGAGTCGCGGCCGAACGCCATGTAGGCGCTGCGCACCAGACCGTCGTAGTTGCCCTCGAGCTGCACCTGCATCGCGCGCCGTTCGAGATCGTTCATGGCCGGCATCAGCGCGGTCTCGACCAGCACCAGCGAGCGGACCTGCTCGGGATGATCGAGCGCCACCTGGGCCGCCACCAGTCCGCCCAGCGAATGTCCGACCAGCGTGACCGGCCCCGCGCCCTCGCGCGCGATCGCGGCTTCGAGCGACGAGGCCGCGCGCTCGAGCGTGAGCGGCTCGTTCAGCGCGGTCTCGCCGTGGCCGGGAAGCTCGGCGAGCACGACACGATAGTCGGGCGCGAGAATTCGCGCGGTGGGCAGCCAGTGCTCGATGCGACTGCCGAGGCCGTGCACCAGCACCACGGTCGGCCCGTGGCCGAGCGTGTAGCTGGCGCTGGCCGCGGGCGGACGCGAGCTCTTCGCCGAGTGCATCAGCAGCACCACCAGCATCGCCATCACGATGCCGCTGAGCAGAGTGGTTTCCGGGCTTCGGGAGCGCATGGGAGGGGTCACCGATCGGTTATCGGCGATGCGGGACGCAGGCTTCAGTGCGGCCTGCAATCGTTTTCAGCGGGTCGTGCCGAATGCGCCAATCCCGCTCCGGGCCGCGTCCAGAGCGGGCGGGGAGCCCCTCCGGCCGAATGTCGTTCAGCCGGCCGAACGTGACAGCGGCAGCAGCAGTGTGGGACAGTTTCGGGGTTCCGCGCCGCAGGCGAGCGCCCGAACCCGGGAGACTCTCATGATCCAGTCCATCACCGTGCACGCGACCACCCATCCTCGGCCGCACGCGCCGGAGTCGGAGCTTGGCTTCGGTCGCATCTTCACCGACCACATGTTCGTGATGGA
The sequence above is a segment of the Candidatus Sulfotelmatobacter sp. genome. Coding sequences within it:
- the crcB gene encoding fluoride efflux transporter CrcB; this translates as MEKLLWVGIGGFVGSALRYGLGGWLARLKSGWSFPIETLVINVTGCLVIGFLAGIAETRGVFAGTTRAFLFIGVLGGYTTFSTFGYESFQLLRDGQITTAVLSVALQVTLGLSAVWAGDALARLI
- a CDS encoding alpha/beta hydrolase, producing the protein MRSRSPETTLLSGIVMAMLVVLLMHSAKSSRPPAASASYTLGHGPTVVLVHGLGSRIEHWLPTARILAPDYRVVLAELPGHGETALNEPLTLERAASSLEAAIAREGAGPVTLVGHSLGGLVAAQVALDHPEQVRSLVLVETALMPAMNDLERRAMQVQLEGNYDGLVRSAYMAFGRDSAQGAALAAEAATVDPAVMKAWIHLALNTDLSQQVSALKVPTTAVFSDRTWPNDETWADNAKDLGLQRIPKLNPVRIAGCGHFVMLDRPDELARVIAHAAESASEPVAVAAASRSSR